A single genomic interval of Halobacillus halophilus DSM 2266 harbors:
- a CDS encoding response regulator → MMKILIIDNDESLRFMLTEFCKHAEWESDTAVNGREGIEKFLKGAFDVVLVDYHMPEMDGLQTVRELRKHNQQIPILVLTVDERQEVADRFLEEGATDFALKPVKAPDLISRIRLHAQIANMKSVQDEEEDVFTVKGISKGTLQTVARFLKEHKSPISVDGISKEVGLAYPTVYRYLMHLLEEGKVKQVVSHQKIGRPKKLYKWYTH, encoded by the coding sequence ATGATGAAGATCCTGATCATTGATAATGACGAATCCCTGCGCTTTATGCTGACGGAATTCTGTAAACATGCAGAATGGGAATCCGATACAGCAGTGAATGGCAGAGAGGGTATAGAGAAATTCCTAAAAGGCGCATTCGATGTGGTGTTAGTTGATTATCATATGCCCGAGATGGATGGTTTGCAGACCGTCCGCGAGCTGCGTAAACATAATCAGCAGATCCCGATCCTTGTCCTGACGGTAGATGAACGACAGGAAGTGGCCGACCGCTTTCTTGAAGAAGGCGCAACTGATTTCGCATTAAAACCCGTGAAGGCGCCAGATTTAATATCACGGATTCGTCTTCATGCTCAAATTGCGAATATGAAGAGTGTCCAGGATGAGGAAGAGGACGTTTTCACGGTGAAAGGGATCAGTAAGGGGACATTACAAACCGTTGCCCGTTTCCTGAAGGAACACAAATCCCCGATTTCAGTAGATGGTATTTCTAAAGAAGTCGGTCTTGCCTACCCTACCGTTTACCGCTATCTTATGCATCTATTAGAAGAAGGCAAAGTAAAACAAGTGGTCAGTCACCAGAAAATCGGACGGCCGAAAAAACTGTATAAGTGGTACACCCATTGA
- a CDS encoding Bax inhibitor-1/YccA family protein: MRTGNPVLKNDTFQSRSQGETMTLGGTVAKIALLFIFLLGTSLYTWYQYSLGADVTAMMLIGAIGGLIFALITAFIPKAAPITAPIYAALEGFFIGGISAFFESSYPGIVIQAASLTLAVMGVLLFLYASRVIKVTKNFRLMVVSATLGIFVVYLINFVMNIFFGMEVPYLHSSGPIGIGISLFIVAIAALNLVLDFDFIEEGVNRGAPKHMEWYGAFGLIVTLVWLYIEILRLLQKLRR, encoded by the coding sequence ATGAGAACAGGAAACCCTGTATTAAAAAACGATACTTTCCAAAGTCGCAGCCAAGGTGAAACCATGACGCTTGGCGGAACGGTTGCGAAAATTGCACTCTTATTTATTTTTCTTTTAGGGACTTCGCTATACACCTGGTATCAGTATTCTCTAGGAGCAGATGTTACAGCTATGATGCTGATCGGTGCAATCGGCGGCTTAATTTTTGCTTTAATTACGGCATTCATACCTAAAGCAGCTCCCATAACCGCTCCGATTTATGCTGCACTCGAAGGCTTCTTTATTGGAGGGATTTCAGCCTTTTTTGAAAGCAGCTACCCTGGCATCGTTATTCAAGCGGCATCCTTGACGCTCGCCGTTATGGGTGTGCTGCTGTTCCTATACGCGAGTCGAGTGATTAAGGTAACGAAAAACTTCCGACTGATGGTTGTATCCGCTACTCTAGGCATTTTTGTCGTTTATCTCATTAACTTTGTCATGAACATTTTCTTTGGTATGGAGGTTCCTTATCTTCATTCCAGCGGACCGATCGGTATTGGTATTAGTCTATTTATTGTTGCCATTGCTGCGCTGAACCTTGTTCTAGACTTTGATTTTATTGAAGAAGGCGTAAACCGCGGTGCCCCTAAACATATGGAATGGTACGGCGCTTTCGGGCTGATCGTTACACTTGTATGGCTATATATTGAAATTCTCCGTCTGCTACAAAAGCTCAGGAGATAA
- a CDS encoding alpha/beta hydrolase produces MRVWLPIIMLVFLITAGCSEGNQTSEGSDKMGGDDLEGEWSGSIQVPDQPLNIIVEFREEESLQGEISIPAQNIEDYPLDQVKLNGRELTFQMSISGQSLRFIGAVEKDVIKGTFTQSGQNFNFELQKQKASSSSASKEDFMTIETITGTLYGSLLLPEKDSKPPVALIIPGSGPTDRNGNSPGIEGKNNSLKLLAEELADRGVASVRYDKRGAGKNAQAVTKEGDIRFDQFVDDAKQWIDKLNEDERFSEVVVIGHSQGSLVGMIAAESGITDAFVSISGAGRTFDQLLEDQLSKSLTDDLYQESLTILERLREGETVKEVSDPLMSVFNPSVQPFLQSWMAYDPAEQMRETEIPTLIVNGTNDLQVTKKDAQILADANPEAELLLIEGMNHVLKKAPEDREGNLKTYGNPDLPLAEELVPGIMDFLTQHGVK; encoded by the coding sequence ATGCGTGTTTGGCTGCCGATCATCATGTTGGTCTTTTTAATAACAGCTGGCTGTAGTGAAGGAAATCAGACATCTGAAGGAAGTGATAAAATGGGAGGAGATGATTTAGAGGGGGAATGGAGTGGTTCCATTCAAGTGCCTGATCAGCCCTTAAATATCATCGTGGAGTTTCGTGAGGAGGAATCTCTGCAAGGTGAAATATCAATCCCTGCTCAGAATATAGAAGACTATCCCTTGGATCAAGTGAAGTTAAACGGGAGAGAACTTACGTTTCAAATGTCCATTTCCGGTCAGTCACTTCGTTTCATTGGAGCGGTGGAAAAGGATGTAATCAAAGGAACATTTACTCAGTCCGGCCAAAATTTTAACTTTGAATTACAGAAACAGAAAGCTTCTTCCTCCAGCGCAAGTAAGGAAGACTTTATGACGATTGAAACCATTACCGGCACCTTATATGGATCGCTGCTATTACCCGAAAAAGATTCAAAGCCCCCGGTAGCCTTAATTATTCCTGGCTCGGGACCTACGGATCGTAATGGCAACAGTCCTGGCATAGAAGGGAAAAATAATAGCCTGAAACTTCTTGCGGAAGAACTTGCGGATAGAGGAGTAGCGAGTGTTCGTTACGACAAACGAGGAGCGGGCAAAAATGCTCAAGCCGTCACGAAGGAAGGGGATATACGCTTCGATCAGTTTGTAGATGATGCTAAGCAATGGATAGATAAACTTAATGAAGATGAGCGCTTTTCCGAAGTAGTTGTAATTGGCCACAGTCAAGGGTCCCTGGTGGGTATGATTGCAGCTGAATCAGGAATTACAGATGCTTTTGTATCCATCTCAGGAGCTGGACGAACGTTTGATCAATTGTTAGAAGATCAGCTTTCTAAAAGTTTGACGGATGATTTATATCAGGAAAGCCTCACGATCCTTGAGCGGTTAAGAGAAGGGGAAACCGTTAAAGAAGTGAGTGATCCTCTAATGAGTGTGTTCAATCCCTCCGTACAGCCTTTCTTGCAATCGTGGATGGCCTATGACCCCGCTGAACAAATGAGAGAAACGGAAATCCCAACCCTTATTGTGAATGGAACAAACGACCTTCAAGTTACTAAAAAGGATGCTCAAATTCTAGCAGATGCTAACCCTGAGGCAGAATTACTCCTTATCGAAGGTATGAATCATGTTCTGAAAAAGGCTCCCGAAGACCGGGAGGGGAATCTAAAGACATATGGGAATCCTGATTTACCTTTAGCAGAGGAATTAGTGCCAGGAATTATGGATTTTTTGACTCAGCATGGGGTAAAGTAG
- a CDS encoding MFS transporter has product MSRGKSIHALVILMFTQFISGGVTNTKGIVLDQVEQDLGLDMGQFGLVVFIFQLGFTLASVLIGYYTDKKGLRIMTIVGSIIMGLGFLGTGLAPNITFFLGFYMIVGFGLGSLGVASNAIVPAAYPDRQNKMFNLAMGVYGLGMVVFPQFLNYLFQFASWRYFYIGIAASLVAVIIYITSVHFPSGKAEKIDLKAFIPMLKDAQFVFLMFFLIFEVSAEVSFMNFFPSYLKSLDLGGLSTEAKEDMVATILSLFSVFFMAGRLAIAYLTNWINERIILITFSAGSLLMVGISFLFANDFPYLFSGAGLFFSTLFPTATAFGTQLSKNGGSALGLIYIASGIGGGIAGYIVGLASEMFGQAGGFSIVLIFLLLMLITTFFMNSKKSSQLKET; this is encoded by the coding sequence ATGTCTCGAGGAAAGAGTATTCATGCTCTTGTCATCCTTATGTTCACCCAGTTTATATCGGGTGGGGTGACGAATACAAAAGGAATTGTGCTTGATCAAGTAGAACAGGATTTAGGGCTTGATATGGGTCAATTCGGTCTTGTCGTTTTTATATTTCAATTAGGTTTTACATTAGCCAGTGTGCTGATCGGGTACTATACCGATAAAAAAGGGCTTCGCATTATGACAATCGTCGGTTCAATTATTATGGGACTTGGATTTCTAGGTACCGGTCTTGCCCCTAATATTACGTTCTTTTTAGGGTTTTATATGATCGTCGGCTTTGGCCTGGGTTCTTTAGGAGTTGCTTCTAACGCAATCGTGCCGGCCGCATACCCAGATCGACAAAACAAGATGTTTAACTTAGCTATGGGCGTATATGGACTAGGGATGGTCGTGTTTCCACAGTTCTTAAACTATCTTTTTCAGTTTGCTTCCTGGCGTTATTTCTATATAGGGATTGCGGCAAGCCTTGTAGCCGTCATTATCTACATTACTTCCGTCCATTTCCCGTCTGGAAAGGCTGAGAAGATTGATTTGAAAGCGTTCATTCCTATGTTAAAAGATGCTCAATTCGTATTTCTTATGTTTTTCTTAATCTTTGAAGTATCAGCGGAAGTATCTTTTATGAACTTCTTTCCGAGTTACCTTAAATCTCTTGATTTAGGTGGGCTTTCTACTGAAGCTAAAGAAGACATGGTAGCAACTATTCTCTCTCTGTTCTCTGTATTTTTTATGGCAGGCAGACTCGCTATTGCTTACCTAACCAACTGGATCAATGAACGCATTATATTGATTACGTTCTCTGCAGGTTCCCTGCTTATGGTAGGAATCAGTTTCTTGTTTGCTAATGATTTCCCTTATTTATTCTCGGGTGCAGGTTTGTTCTTCTCCACATTATTCCCTACTGCCACAGCTTTTGGTACACAGCTTTCCAAAAATGGCGGTTCTGCACTTGGTTTAATATACATTGCTTCCGGTATCGGCGGCGGTATTGCAGGTTATATTGTAGGCTTGGCCTCCGAAATGTTCGGCCAGGCGGGAGGATTCAGCATTGTGCTTATATTCTTGCTTCTCATGCTGATCACCACCTTCTTCATGAACAGTAAGAAGTCGAGCCAATTAAAAGAAACGTAG
- a CDS encoding putative holin-like toxin: protein MPFLSIYEVFMVLFSFGTFLIALLALVIKMTNKK from the coding sequence ATGCCTTTTTTGAGTATCTATGAGGTGTTTATGGTTCTATTTTCTTTCGGAACTTTCCTTATTGCTCTGCTCGCGTTGGTCATTAAAATGACCAATAAAAAATAG
- a CDS encoding NUDIX hydrolase: MDYITYIRSKVGKERVIMTVCGAFVIDEHNRVLLQLRADTQTWGLPGGFMEMDEKVEDAARRETKEETGLELGEMELFGVYSGMELHKTFPNGDQVALVQILFTCKEFTGAFNFQDGETLDARFFPLDQLPDQIFEKHRIFLDDYINKQPPVIG, encoded by the coding sequence ATGGATTATATTACATACATCCGTTCGAAAGTAGGGAAAGAGCGAGTGATTATGACGGTATGCGGTGCATTTGTTATAGATGAACACAACCGTGTGCTTCTACAATTAAGGGCTGATACGCAGACGTGGGGGCTGCCGGGAGGCTTTATGGAGATGGATGAAAAAGTGGAAGACGCGGCCAGACGTGAAACTAAAGAGGAAACAGGACTTGAGCTTGGTGAAATGGAACTGTTTGGTGTGTATTCAGGGATGGAGCTGCATAAAACGTTTCCAAATGGTGATCAGGTCGCTCTCGTCCAGATTTTATTTACTTGCAAAGAGTTCACCGGGGCCTTTAATTTTCAGGATGGAGAGACATTAGATGCTCGCTTTTTCCCATTGGATCAATTGCCGGATCAAATATTTGAGAAGCACAGAATATTCTTAGACGATTACATAAACAAGCAGCCACCCGTTATAGGCTGA
- the nagZ gene encoding beta-N-acetylhexosaminidase → MKRTLTAIGLTLVVVSAVILIINIRGGTQNAPKDASSHSKMPLRGNEEKSTRSPLLQWSMEQKVSQTLYIGIQGLTLSNQEKEMISQNQVGGVILLGRNVESAPQLQNLVDSIRQANANNPTPLFLGIDEEGGRVSRIPDSAIMNLPASKKIGDTMDPELAQKTGRLLAEKVKAFGFNMNFAPVLDIVNNPNNQVIGDRSFGETPERVKNMGISAMQAIQSARVIPVVKHFPGHGNTSVDSHYDLPVVDQTIEELEDFEWVPFKTAVEQGADAIMTAHILFPELDQKYPATLSKTIITGIIREQLDFNGLVITDDMAMGAISNNYGTSEAAVLSIQAGADMVLLTDTSQFQSVKNSLIQAVRDGQIPESQLNTSVTRILQKKETYKLSEPYEDTAEISQLNMQIEEVWNQIQ, encoded by the coding sequence TTGAAACGCACCCTTACAGCTATTGGACTAACGCTTGTTGTCGTGTCGGCTGTCATTCTAATAATCAACATCAGAGGTGGCACTCAGAACGCGCCAAAAGATGCATCCTCCCATTCCAAAATGCCACTAAGAGGGAACGAAGAGAAAAGTACCCGCTCCCCTCTCTTACAGTGGTCTATGGAACAAAAAGTCTCCCAAACCTTATATATTGGTATCCAGGGACTTACTTTAAGTAATCAGGAGAAAGAAATGATCAGCCAGAATCAGGTTGGAGGGGTAATTTTACTCGGGCGAAATGTTGAGAGCGCCCCACAGCTGCAGAATTTAGTGGATTCGATTCGCCAGGCAAATGCAAATAATCCCACCCCACTTTTTTTAGGGATTGATGAGGAAGGCGGCCGGGTAAGCCGGATTCCGGACAGTGCCATCATGAATCTTCCTGCCAGCAAAAAAATTGGCGACACAATGGATCCAGAGCTTGCTCAAAAAACAGGACGACTATTGGCTGAAAAAGTGAAAGCATTTGGCTTTAATATGAACTTTGCGCCTGTGCTTGATATCGTAAATAATCCAAATAATCAAGTGATTGGAGATCGTTCCTTCGGAGAAACTCCAGAGCGCGTTAAAAACATGGGGATCTCAGCCATGCAAGCCATACAATCGGCTCGGGTCATACCCGTGGTCAAACACTTCCCAGGTCACGGAAATACGTCTGTGGATTCACACTATGACCTTCCTGTCGTGGATCAAACCATAGAAGAGTTAGAGGATTTCGAATGGGTACCTTTTAAGACGGCTGTTGAACAAGGGGCAGATGCCATCATGACCGCTCACATCTTATTCCCTGAACTCGATCAGAAATACCCTGCCACTCTTTCTAAAACAATTATTACAGGTATTATCCGAGAGCAGCTGGATTTCAACGGGCTTGTCATTACGGACGATATGGCTATGGGAGCAATCTCCAATAATTATGGAACAAGCGAAGCAGCCGTACTCTCGATACAAGCAGGGGCGGATATGGTTTTATTAACAGATACAAGTCAGTTTCAGAGTGTGAAAAATTCGCTTATCCAAGCTGTTAGGGACGGACAAATTCCAGAAAGTCAGTTAAATACCAGTGTTACAAGAATACTTCAGAAAAAGGAAACTTATAAGTTAAGTGAACCGTATGAGGACACCGCAGAAATCTCTCAACTCAATATGCAAATTGAAGAGGTATGGAATCAGATTCAATAA
- a CDS encoding amidase: protein MEIYDLHELDGIGQRRLIEENKLKPEEIVEHYKAMIDRKNPELNAVVHKTFENAENINGNGVFRGVPFLIKDLNAMKGYPLSYGSKIMDGFKASADDEIVRRYKQAGLTILGKTNTPEFGFTPATESVHLGFAKNPWNHNYSPGGSSGGAGAAVASGMIPFAHGSDGGGSIRIPASNCGVFGLKPTRGRTPFSMRLNSFAVSHALTRSVRDSAALLDVLEGPQMGDLFATPAYEKPYTEVIKEELGILKVGYLADFGELMDIAPDVQQAVNETAHLLESLGHHVEVAYPDFDLHRFMDAYVTVWVLGGALAVQDAARMNGKDPSSQNLERMLSTLIDKASRFTAMEYEQARMFLASESEKVHRFFENYDVLLHPVTSKSALPLGCYNGEENTIDEILAVSAQYAHLSPIANVTGQPAMSVPLYWNEQNVPIGSHFMAKFGDEATLFKLAAQLEEAKPWWHRYKEI from the coding sequence ATGGAAATTTATGATCTTCATGAGTTAGATGGGATAGGACAGCGGCGTTTAATTGAAGAAAATAAGTTGAAGCCTGAAGAAATTGTTGAGCATTATAAGGCAATGATCGATCGAAAGAACCCTGAGCTCAACGCAGTTGTACATAAGACTTTTGAGAATGCAGAAAATATTAATGGAAATGGTGTGTTTAGAGGGGTTCCGTTTCTAATTAAAGATTTAAATGCTATGAAGGGATATCCTCTTTCCTACGGTTCAAAGATTATGGATGGATTTAAGGCATCAGCAGATGATGAGATTGTTAGACGTTATAAGCAGGCAGGATTAACGATTCTAGGTAAAACGAATACACCTGAATTCGGCTTTACTCCGGCTACGGAATCTGTTCATCTTGGTTTCGCGAAGAATCCGTGGAACCATAACTATTCTCCGGGTGGGTCGAGCGGGGGAGCTGGAGCGGCTGTAGCATCTGGCATGATTCCGTTTGCTCATGGCAGTGATGGAGGAGGATCCATTCGAATTCCAGCATCGAACTGTGGAGTGTTTGGACTCAAACCGACCAGAGGACGGACACCCTTTTCCATGCGTTTGAATAGTTTCGCGGTTAGTCACGCTCTCACCCGTTCTGTTCGTGACAGTGCGGCACTTCTGGACGTTTTGGAAGGTCCGCAGATGGGGGATCTGTTTGCTACTCCTGCTTACGAAAAACCTTACACGGAGGTAATAAAAGAGGAGTTAGGCATCCTTAAGGTGGGCTATCTAGCTGATTTCGGGGAATTAATGGACATTGCACCCGATGTGCAGCAAGCGGTGAATGAGACAGCTCATTTGCTGGAATCCTTAGGTCATCATGTAGAAGTCGCTTATCCTGATTTTGATTTGCACCGTTTCATGGACGCTTACGTGACGGTATGGGTACTTGGAGGGGCGCTTGCTGTTCAGGATGCTGCCCGAATGAATGGAAAAGATCCATCTTCACAGAATCTTGAACGAATGCTTTCTACCTTGATTGATAAAGCTTCCCGATTTACAGCTATGGAATACGAGCAGGCCCGGATGTTCTTAGCTTCTGAAAGTGAGAAGGTTCATCGGTTTTTTGAGAATTATGACGTGTTGCTTCATCCGGTTACTTCTAAGTCGGCATTGCCGCTTGGCTGCTATAATGGAGAAGAAAATACGATTGACGAGATTCTCGCGGTGTCTGCTCAATATGCTCATCTTTCTCCTATTGCCAACGTGACAGGACAGCCTGCTATGAGTGTCCCATTGTACTGGAATGAACAGAACGTGCCAATCGGCTCACATTTTATGGCGAAGTTCGGGGATGAAGCTACACTGTTTAAATTAGCCGCACAGCTCGAGGAAGCTAAACCCTGGTGGCATCGTTATAAAGAAATTTAA
- a CDS encoding CAP domain-containing protein, with translation MIKKLLLVIIVAVIIGTIAAPSYAQEIWENKDDHLGSVTEKAHQVGNWFSDWDASSPLIEELKKYFGSGEMPEPEIETSPEPMDPEDNQSATPEDRSGEEVNKEQTDLSSSSLKDYEPSEYEKEVVVLVNEERAAEDLKPLEMFNRLSGLAVVKSEDMAEKNYFSHTSPTYGSPFEMMDEFDFSYWAAGENIAAGQRTPEEVVEGWMNSEGHRANILNDQFTHIGVGYIEDSGKYGTYWTQLFMKPR, from the coding sequence ATGATTAAAAAACTCCTGTTAGTAATAATAGTAGCTGTAATTATTGGAACAATAGCTGCCCCGTCCTATGCTCAGGAAATATGGGAAAATAAAGACGACCACCTCGGTTCAGTCACGGAAAAAGCCCATCAAGTAGGGAATTGGTTCAGCGATTGGGATGCTTCCAGCCCGTTAATTGAAGAACTGAAGAAATATTTTGGAAGCGGTGAAATGCCGGAACCTGAAATAGAAACCAGTCCTGAGCCTATGGACCCTGAAGATAACCAGAGTGCCACACCTGAAGACCGTTCTGGAGAAGAAGTTAACAAGGAACAAACCGATCTTTCTTCTTCTTCTCTTAAAGATTATGAACCTTCTGAGTATGAAAAAGAAGTAGTAGTGCTGGTGAATGAAGAACGGGCTGCAGAAGACTTGAAACCTCTTGAAATGTTCAATCGTCTAAGTGGACTTGCGGTTGTAAAATCCGAGGACATGGCTGAAAAAAATTATTTCAGTCATACGTCTCCTACCTACGGCTCGCCATTTGAGATGATGGATGAGTTTGACTTCTCTTATTGGGCCGCCGGTGAAAATATTGCGGCTGGTCAACGAACTCCTGAAGAAGTCGTGGAAGGCTGGATGAATAGCGAAGGACACCGGGCGAATATTTTAAATGATCAGTTTACACACATTGGTGTAGGCTATATAGAAGATTCCGGGAAATACGGGACGTACTGGACTCAACTATTTATGAAGCCCAGGTAG
- a CDS encoding DEAD/DEAH box helicase, which produces MSNNQTEWFNELSPFLKEAWSNSGYETLTTVQERAIPLVLNGEDVLGEAPTGSGKTLAYLIPLLHKIDPDQKHTQVLILASSHELVMQINEEVQNWTKGSGINSTTLIGGANIKRQMEKLKKKPQVVIGTPGRVYELMKKKKVKAHEIKTVVMDEADQLLVPEHIRTVNDILESMLKDRQILLFSATMPEEVIDVAQEFMDEETEVVRVETEIQKPDVEHTYMVCEDRDKIEVLRKLARMDGFKGLAFLQDIAKLNVFAEKLTYKNLDLGLLHSDANKEQRAKAIREFRKGDYSLLLATDVAARGLDIIDINHIVNLDVPKDATAYIHRAGRTARLGASDGTVISLVNPVEQKRLMKHARDLDLSLHEKVIYKGSLKDA; this is translated from the coding sequence ATGAGTAACAACCAAACAGAATGGTTTAATGAACTATCCCCTTTTCTAAAAGAAGCATGGAGCAATTCCGGGTATGAAACTCTAACAACGGTACAGGAACGCGCCATCCCGCTCGTTTTAAATGGAGAAGATGTGTTGGGGGAAGCTCCTACCGGAAGTGGAAAAACGCTTGCCTATCTTATTCCGCTGCTTCATAAGATTGATCCTGACCAAAAGCATACCCAGGTCCTTATTTTAGCTTCTTCTCATGAACTGGTCATGCAGATTAATGAAGAAGTTCAGAATTGGACGAAAGGAAGCGGGATTAACAGTACTACCCTTATCGGCGGAGCAAATATCAAACGACAAATGGAAAAACTGAAGAAGAAGCCGCAAGTAGTGATTGGTACTCCTGGACGGGTCTATGAATTAATGAAAAAGAAAAAAGTAAAAGCTCATGAAATTAAAACAGTGGTCATGGATGAAGCCGACCAGCTGCTTGTCCCAGAACATATTCGAACGGTCAATGACATTCTGGAAAGCATGCTCAAAGATCGTCAAATCCTGTTATTCTCAGCAACCATGCCTGAAGAAGTAATTGACGTAGCGCAGGAGTTTATGGATGAAGAAACAGAAGTCGTACGTGTAGAAACAGAAATACAAAAGCCGGACGTCGAGCATACGTACATGGTGTGTGAAGATCGGGATAAGATTGAAGTCCTTCGTAAGCTTGCCAGGATGGATGGTTTTAAGGGGCTTGCATTTCTGCAGGATATAGCGAAGCTGAATGTATTTGCCGAAAAATTAACCTATAAAAACTTAGACCTCGGTCTTTTGCATAGTGATGCAAATAAAGAACAGCGTGCTAAAGCGATTAGAGAATTTCGGAAAGGGGACTATTCACTGCTGTTAGCAACTGATGTGGCGGCAAGGGGCCTTGATATTATAGATATTAACCACATTGTGAATTTAGATGTTCCTAAAGATGCCACGGCTTATATTCATAGAGCTGGCCGCACAGCCCGGTTAGGTGCATCCGACGGGACAGTCATCTCCCTTGTGAATCCAGTTGAGCAAAAACGCTTGATGAAGCATGCTCGCGATCTTGATTTGTCGTTGCATGAGAAAGTGATTTATAAAGGTTCTCTAAAAGATGCTTGA
- a CDS encoding SRPBCC family protein: MSFLEKSITIKKPVYEVFEAATDFKNSPEIMDAVIKVELLSEGPVREGYQFKETREIRGRKASSVIEVTKFLKNQRYSVQSVQNGLDLRYHYTFSEVSDGTKVEFRGELYTEGLRNKLARPLIERIIRKEDQDHLVHLKNYIETNR; the protein is encoded by the coding sequence ATGTCTTTTCTTGAAAAAAGTATAACCATTAAGAAGCCCGTTTATGAAGTCTTTGAAGCTGCTACTGATTTTAAAAACAGCCCTGAAATTATGGATGCCGTAATTAAAGTTGAACTATTGTCAGAAGGGCCGGTCCGGGAAGGTTATCAGTTTAAAGAAACAAGAGAGATCAGAGGCAGAAAAGCTTCCTCTGTGATTGAAGTGACTAAATTTCTGAAAAACCAGCGTTATTCTGTACAAAGCGTCCAGAACGGTCTTGACTTGAGATATCATTATACGTTTTCCGAAGTGAGTGATGGCACGAAGGTGGAATTTCGCGGAGAACTCTATACAGAAGGGCTTCGTAATAAGCTAGCCAGACCTTTGATCGAAAGAATCATTAGAAAAGAGGACCAGGACCACCTTGTCCACTTGAAAAATTATATCGAAACTAACCGTTAA
- a CDS encoding GAF domain-containing protein, translating into MNHPPQKFLIPRNFQDFEEVAESIIELMDQSTNLDTLFFTSDDGETCKVIQVASQKEPLVSKGETFPLDGTLCKRSLDHGKKAYIISDLTKEEKGQAILGKRPLEKGSFIAVPIFYKDGSNYGTICGLHSEPTYFSRESIELFETMASLLTYVLELERAKEQINQLSAPLVPITESVAILPVIGEISEERADMIIQMTLQKSQEWELDDLVIDLSGISDIDETVGASLLKIVNILKLIGVTPVITGMQPDLAVKAVDIRDELKEVDSQPNLGSALKKLGFSLKRNE; encoded by the coding sequence ATGAATCATCCACCTCAAAAATTTCTAATACCAAGAAATTTTCAGGACTTTGAAGAAGTAGCAGAGAGTATTATTGAACTAATGGATCAATCCACTAATCTTGATACTTTGTTTTTTACCTCAGATGACGGAGAAACTTGTAAAGTTATACAAGTAGCGAGCCAAAAGGAACCACTGGTATCAAAGGGAGAAACCTTTCCTTTAGATGGTACTCTCTGTAAAAGAAGTCTCGACCATGGAAAGAAAGCATATATCATTTCTGATCTTACGAAAGAAGAAAAAGGCCAGGCCATTTTGGGAAAACGTCCGCTGGAAAAAGGTAGTTTTATAGCCGTTCCTATTTTTTATAAAGATGGATCCAATTATGGAACCATCTGCGGACTTCATTCAGAGCCCACTTATTTTTCACGGGAGAGCATTGAATTGTTCGAAACCATGGCTTCGCTCCTGACCTATGTACTTGAACTTGAGCGTGCTAAAGAGCAGATTAATCAATTGTCAGCACCTCTTGTTCCCATCACGGAAAGCGTAGCGATCTTACCGGTAATCGGAGAGATTAGTGAAGAGAGGGCTGATATGATCATCCAGATGACTTTGCAGAAAAGCCAGGAATGGGAGCTCGATGATCTAGTTATTGATTTGTCGGGTATTTCGGATATAGACGAGACAGTCGGGGCCTCTCTGTTAAAAATTGTGAATATACTTAAGCTGATTGGGGTTACCCCAGTGATTACAGGGATGCAGCCGGATCTTGCTGTGAAGGCTGTTGATATTCGAGATGAATTAAAAGAAGTGGACAGTCAGCCAAACTTAGGAAGCGCGCTAAAAAAACTGGGCTTTTCTTTAAAAAGAAATGAGTAA